From Nocardioides sp. HDW12B, the proteins below share one genomic window:
- the sucD gene encoding succinate--CoA ligase subunit alpha, producing MSIYLNKSSKVIVQGMTGGMGAKHTTLMVEAGTNIVGGVNARKAGTSVELGGKDLPVFGSVGEAMKETGADVSVAFVPPAFTKDACIEAIDAGIGLLVVITEGVPVQDTAEVWAYLESDANHAGTRMIGPNCPGIITPEESLAGITPHTIAGKGPIGLVSKSGTLTYQMMFELRDFGFSTAIGIGGDPIVGTTHIDALKAFEEDPDTEAIVMIGEIGGDAEERAAAYIKDHVTKPVVGYVAGFTAPEGKTMGHAGAIVSGSAGTAAAKQEALEAVGVKVGKTPSATAQLMREILQNR from the coding sequence ATGTCGATCTACCTGAACAAGAGCTCGAAGGTCATCGTCCAGGGCATGACCGGGGGCATGGGCGCCAAGCACACCACCCTCATGGTCGAGGCCGGGACGAACATCGTCGGCGGCGTCAACGCCCGCAAGGCCGGCACCAGCGTCGAGCTGGGCGGCAAGGACCTGCCGGTCTTCGGCAGCGTCGGCGAGGCGATGAAGGAGACCGGCGCCGACGTGTCGGTCGCGTTCGTCCCGCCGGCCTTCACCAAGGACGCCTGCATCGAGGCCATCGACGCCGGCATCGGCCTGCTCGTGGTCATCACCGAGGGCGTGCCGGTGCAGGACACCGCCGAGGTCTGGGCCTACCTCGAGAGCGACGCCAACCACGCCGGCACCCGGATGATCGGGCCGAACTGCCCGGGCATCATCACCCCGGAGGAGTCGCTGGCCGGCATCACCCCGCACACCATCGCGGGCAAGGGCCCCATCGGTCTGGTGTCGAAGTCCGGCACGCTGACCTACCAGATGATGTTCGAGCTGCGGGACTTCGGCTTCTCGACCGCCATCGGCATCGGCGGCGACCCGATCGTCGGGACCACCCACATCGACGCCCTCAAGGCGTTCGAGGAGGACCCCGACACCGAGGCCATCGTGATGATCGGTGAGATCGGTGGCGACGCCGAGGAGCGGGCGGCGGCGTACATCAAGGACCACGTGACCAAGCCGGTCGTCGGCTACGTCGCCGGCTTCACCGCCCCCGAGGGCAAGACCATGGGCCACGCCGGCGCCATCGTCTCCGGCTCCGCGGGCACCGCCGCCGCCAAGCAGGAGGCCCTCGAGGCCGTCGGCGTCAAGGTCGGCAAGACGCCGTCCGCGACCGCCCAGCTGATGCGGGAGATCCTCCAGAACCGCTGA
- a CDS encoding SigE family RNA polymerase sigma factor: METGEFDALYDASHARLVHQIHAMTGDRDGAEESVQEAFARAWARRRAFAEVHNPEAWLRTVAYRHAVSRWRSLGRARRTADRALEPERFSPGPDENHVALMAALDRLPNDQRRALVLHHLCDLSVAQVADEVGAPVGTVKARLSRGRTALQQLLTATDLDEGASRA; this comes from the coding sequence ATGGAGACAGGAGAGTTCGACGCGTTGTACGACGCGTCGCACGCCCGTCTGGTCCACCAGATCCACGCCATGACCGGCGACCGGGACGGAGCCGAGGAGAGCGTGCAGGAGGCGTTCGCCCGGGCCTGGGCCCGCCGACGCGCGTTCGCCGAGGTCCACAACCCGGAGGCCTGGTTGCGGACGGTCGCCTACCGGCACGCGGTCAGCCGGTGGCGCTCGCTGGGCCGCGCTCGTCGTACGGCGGACCGCGCCCTGGAGCCCGAGCGCTTCTCACCGGGGCCCGACGAGAACCACGTCGCCCTGATGGCCGCGCTCGACCGGCTCCCGAACGACCAGCGCCGGGCCCTGGTCCTGCACCACCTGTGCGACCTCAGCGTCGCGCAGGTCGCCGACGAGGTCGGTGCCCCGGTGGGCACCGTCAAGGCCCGCCTCTCGCGCGGGCGCACCGCGCTGCAGCAGCTGCTCACCGCCACCGACCTGGACGAGGGAGCCTCCCGTGCCTGA
- the kynU gene encoding kynureninase yields MTLTREDAVRLDADSPLPSRRELFDLPDGMVYLCGNSLGPLVRSVPDRVADVVRREWGAGLVSSWNAAGWTHLAARVGARLAPLVGVEAADVTVGDSTSVTLFKTFVAAARLRPDRRVIVVERSTFPTDGYVAAGVARTLGLELRWADPADPTASLDEDVAVLALTQVDFRSGALYDVAAVTAAAHEVGAVTVWDLCHSTGAVPVDLTAADADFAVGCTYKYLNGGPGSPAFVWVAPRHQDALEQPVQGWWGHADPFAMSLEFTPAAGVQQMVVGTPPVIALSALEESLTAFEGVAVADLRAASLSLTDLFVALVDERVPSVEVVTPREHARRGSQVALRHDEAYGIVQALIARGVVGDFRSPDIARFGFAPLYNTHVEVFDAVDALVTVLASDEHRAPAYASRLAVT; encoded by the coding sequence ATGACGCTGACCCGTGAGGACGCCGTACGCCTCGACGCCGACTCGCCGCTGCCGTCGCGGCGCGAGCTGTTCGACCTGCCCGACGGCATGGTCTACCTGTGCGGCAACTCGCTCGGCCCGCTGGTGCGCTCGGTGCCGGACCGGGTCGCGGACGTCGTACGACGGGAGTGGGGCGCGGGCCTGGTCTCCTCCTGGAACGCCGCCGGCTGGACGCACCTGGCCGCCCGCGTCGGTGCCCGGCTGGCGCCGCTCGTGGGCGTCGAGGCCGCCGACGTCACCGTCGGGGACTCGACCAGCGTCACGCTGTTCAAGACGTTCGTGGCCGCGGCCCGGCTGCGCCCCGACCGGCGGGTGATCGTGGTCGAGCGCTCGACCTTCCCGACCGACGGCTACGTCGCGGCCGGTGTCGCGCGCACGCTGGGCCTCGAGCTGCGCTGGGCGGACCCGGCCGACCCGACCGCCTCCCTCGACGAGGACGTCGCGGTGCTGGCGCTGACCCAGGTCGACTTCCGCAGCGGCGCGCTCTACGACGTGGCGGCGGTGACGGCGGCCGCGCACGAGGTCGGCGCGGTGACGGTGTGGGACCTGTGCCACTCCACGGGGGCGGTGCCGGTGGACCTGACCGCGGCGGACGCCGACTTCGCGGTGGGCTGCACCTACAAGTACCTCAACGGCGGTCCCGGCTCACCCGCCTTCGTCTGGGTCGCGCCCCGGCACCAGGACGCCCTCGAGCAGCCGGTCCAGGGCTGGTGGGGCCACGCGGACCCGTTCGCGATGTCGCTGGAATTCACCCCCGCCGCGGGGGTGCAGCAGATGGTCGTCGGCACCCCGCCGGTGATCGCGCTGTCGGCGCTCGAGGAGTCGCTGACGGCGTTCGAGGGCGTGGCGGTGGCCGACCTGCGGGCCGCGTCGCTGTCGCTGACCGACCTGTTCGTCGCTCTCGTCGACGAGCGGGTGCCGTCGGTGGAGGTCGTGACGCCGCGCGAGCACGCCCGCCGCGGCAGCCAGGTGGCGCTGCGCCACGACGAGGCCTACGGGATCGTCCAGGCCCTGATCGCCCGGGGCGTGGTCGGCGACTTCCGCTCCCCCGACATCGCCCGCTTCGGCTTCGCCCCGCTCTACAACACCCACGTCGAGGTCTTCGACGCCGTGGACGCGCTCGTGACGGTCCTGGCCTCCGACGAGCACCGCGCCCCGGCGTACGCCTCCCGCCTCGCCGTCACCTGA
- a CDS encoding penicillin acylase family protein — protein MDLRRLAAGGAAATISAALPLALLVPVSGAAPAAGAAGATTLEVGRAVLAAQRAPRFEATVTRTKHGIPHVVADDWGSLGYGHGYATAETNLCNLADTLVTGRGERSRWFGPDARYQDRVTLDATNLQTDALFTDIRNRRVVEALLADPQRGPGTQARAMVRGYVAGINRYIRDVGGSSGVKDPACRGAGYIRPDATALDVWYGVYAANLLASTGVFVPQIVEATPPTPGTPAPELGAGGFPAAPTELPAADDLRAHLGKDPAGFGSNATAVGSESTSTGRGMVLGNPHFPWRGRYRFEQVQLTIPGTYDVAGASLIGSPVVNIGWNKRVAWSHTVSTAYRFTPYEYRTVPGSPTTYLTEDGPTELDRRVVEVRVKRPNGDVDTVTEDLYRTGQGYVLDDSATLQVWSPASFFALRDANGEHLRTVDTFLEMGKATDVHDLLRRQDRAAGMPWVNTTAADRTGEVLYADHSVVPNVPDELVQECATPTGQVLFNLAGLPALDGTRAESSCAWRTDADASRPGIFGPANLPLADRRDWVANANDSYWLPNPEERLEGFARIIGCEECERTPRTRMVYRYVLDRLAGEDDLGAGRKVTPRTLRLFEHTNRVFAAELARENGDLQTVCEAAAGGEACDVLAAWDGRSDVTSRGNHVFEEFWKRVPTEGRWQVPFDPADPVGTPRDLNETNPQVVQAMRDALDSLQQRDIAFDAPWGSLHVAGDEGAPLVGIGGGEGDTGNANVTVSRMPGAHLDRYSPVSYGSSHIQAVAFGDRGRVDARTILTYSQATDTSSRFSDDQTRLFSREEWVRFAFTPAQIRRDAISRRVLRGS, from the coding sequence ATGGACCTGCGACGACTGGCGGCCGGCGGCGCCGCCGCGACGATCTCGGCGGCCCTGCCGCTGGCCCTGCTGGTCCCCGTCAGCGGCGCCGCCCCGGCGGCGGGAGCAGCCGGCGCCACGACGTTGGAGGTGGGCCGCGCGGTGCTCGCGGCCCAGCGCGCTCCCCGCTTCGAGGCCACCGTCACCCGCACGAAGCACGGCATCCCCCACGTGGTCGCCGACGACTGGGGCTCGCTGGGCTACGGCCACGGCTACGCCACCGCGGAGACCAACCTGTGCAACCTCGCCGACACCCTGGTCACGGGCCGCGGCGAGCGCTCCCGGTGGTTCGGGCCCGACGCCCGCTACCAGGACCGGGTCACCCTCGACGCGACCAACCTCCAGACCGACGCCCTCTTCACCGACATCCGCAACCGGAGGGTCGTCGAGGCGCTGCTCGCCGACCCCCAGCGCGGCCCGGGCACCCAGGCCCGCGCGATGGTCCGCGGCTACGTCGCCGGCATCAACCGCTACATCCGCGACGTCGGCGGCAGCAGCGGCGTGAAGGACCCCGCCTGCCGCGGCGCGGGCTACATCCGCCCCGACGCCACCGCGCTGGACGTCTGGTACGGCGTGTACGCCGCCAACCTGCTCGCCTCGACCGGGGTGTTCGTGCCCCAGATCGTCGAGGCCACGCCGCCCACCCCGGGCACACCCGCTCCGGAGCTCGGCGCCGGCGGCTTCCCCGCGGCCCCGACCGAGCTGCCGGCGGCCGACGACCTGCGGGCCCACCTCGGCAAGGACCCGGCCGGCTTCGGGTCCAACGCCACCGCGGTGGGCTCCGAGTCCACCTCGACCGGGCGCGGGATGGTGCTGGGCAACCCCCACTTCCCGTGGCGCGGCCGCTACCGCTTCGAGCAGGTGCAGCTGACCATCCCCGGCACCTACGACGTGGCCGGGGCCAGCCTCATCGGCTCGCCGGTCGTCAACATCGGCTGGAACAAGCGGGTGGCGTGGAGCCACACGGTCTCGACGGCCTACCGGTTCACCCCCTACGAGTACCGCACCGTGCCCGGCTCGCCCACGACGTACCTCACCGAGGACGGGCCCACCGAGCTCGACCGGCGCGTGGTGGAGGTCCGGGTCAAGCGCCCGAACGGCGACGTCGACACGGTCACCGAGGACCTATACCGCACCGGCCAGGGCTACGTGCTCGACGACTCCGCCACCCTCCAGGTCTGGAGCCCGGCGAGCTTCTTCGCCCTCCGCGACGCCAACGGCGAGCACCTGCGCACCGTCGACACCTTCCTCGAGATGGGCAAGGCCACCGACGTCCACGACCTGCTGCGCCGTCAGGACCGCGCCGCCGGCATGCCGTGGGTCAACACCACGGCCGCCGACCGCACCGGCGAGGTGCTCTACGCCGACCACTCCGTGGTGCCCAACGTGCCCGACGAGCTGGTGCAGGAGTGCGCCACCCCGACCGGGCAGGTGCTGTTCAACCTGGCCGGCCTGCCGGCACTGGACGGCACCCGGGCGGAGTCGAGCTGCGCCTGGCGCACCGACGCCGACGCCAGCCGGCCGGGCATCTTCGGCCCGGCGAACCTGCCGCTGGCCGACCGCCGCGACTGGGTGGCCAACGCTAACGACAGCTACTGGCTGCCGAACCCCGAGGAGCGGCTGGAGGGCTTCGCCCGCATCATCGGCTGCGAGGAGTGCGAGCGCACGCCCCGCACCCGCATGGTCTACCGCTACGTCCTGGACCGGCTCGCCGGCGAGGACGACCTCGGTGCGGGCCGGAAGGTCACCCCGCGCACGCTGCGGCTCTTCGAGCACACCAACCGGGTCTTCGCCGCCGAGCTGGCGCGCGAGAACGGCGACCTGCAGACGGTCTGCGAGGCCGCGGCCGGCGGGGAGGCCTGCGACGTGCTCGCCGCCTGGGACGGGCGCAGCGACGTCACCAGCCGGGGCAACCACGTCTTCGAGGAGTTCTGGAAGCGCGTTCCCACCGAAGGCCGCTGGCAGGTGCCGTTCGACCCGGCCGACCCGGTCGGCACCCCGCGCGACCTCAACGAGACCAACCCCCAGGTGGTGCAGGCGATGCGCGACGCGCTGGACTCCCTGCAGCAGCGCGACATCGCGTTCGACGCGCCGTGGGGCAGCCTGCACGTCGCCGGCGACGAGGGTGCCCCCCTGGTCGGCATCGGCGGCGGCGAGGGCGACACCGGCAACGCCAACGTCACGGTGTCGCGGATGCCGGGGGCCCACCTCGACCGCTACTCCCCCGTCAGCTACGGCTCCTCGCACATCCAGGCGGTCGCGTTCGGCGACCGCGGCCGGGTGGACGCGCGCACGATCCTGACCTACTCCCAGGCCACGGACACCTCGTCACGCTTCAGCGACGACCAGACGCGCCTGTTCAGCCGGGAGGAGTGGGTGCGCTTCGCCTTCACCCCGGCGCAGATCCGTCGCGACGCCATCAGTCGGCGGGTGCTGCGGGGCAGCTGA
- a CDS encoding DUF6350 family protein, with amino-acid sequence MTDVLAAHAARLSATVPEPDRPSRRLPVLAALAGVLSPLVVVLVLWILGLGAWFAADGGSHGTTLSVLRLAADGWLLAHGSHLALGGAGAVVVTASPLGLTLVCVAVTVRVTRWAASLSPGGSLRDVRSAALVLTGAYVVTGLLLALVGRSGAVTPGLLSTLVGCVLLGGPAGALGLVLGTGNAGHLRSLVPVARRSVLLGALATSVLVVAAGSVLVAGSLAWHGGAAAEVADGLDLDAAGVVFSLLLAAALAPNAALLGSAYLAGPGFAVGTGTVVSTAQVSVGPLPSVPLLAAIPGDGAQPGWLVGLLALPPVLGVVGAVWAARAVPTRSWRSGALRGLGGGALAAVLLTVATAWAGGAVGPGRMTELGAPLFDLLLWNLAGLGLGGLLGGLGATWWARRRDLPVAVEVPRVRSERPITLYPHLAPRLTPQRSAPAVERTGAEDTVVVEAPDSSRD; translated from the coding sequence ATGACCGACGTCCTTGCCGCCCACGCTGCTCGCCTGTCCGCCACGGTGCCCGAGCCGGACAGGCCCTCGCGTCGGCTCCCGGTCCTGGCGGCCCTGGCCGGCGTCCTGTCGCCCCTCGTGGTCGTCCTCGTGCTCTGGATCCTCGGCCTCGGTGCCTGGTTCGCCGCCGACGGCGGCAGCCACGGAACCACGCTGTCGGTGCTCCGGCTGGCCGCCGACGGCTGGCTGCTGGCCCACGGGTCGCACCTGGCCCTCGGTGGCGCCGGGGCGGTCGTGGTGACAGCCTCGCCGCTCGGGCTGACCCTGGTCTGCGTCGCGGTGACGGTGCGGGTGACCCGGTGGGCGGCGTCGCTGTCGCCGGGCGGATCGTTGCGCGACGTGCGCAGCGCAGCCCTCGTCCTGACCGGCGCGTACGTCGTGACCGGCCTCCTCCTGGCGCTGGTGGGACGCAGCGGCGCCGTGACTCCCGGCCTGCTCTCGACCCTGGTCGGCTGCGTGCTGCTCGGCGGCCCCGCGGGCGCCCTGGGGCTCGTCCTCGGCACCGGCAACGCCGGCCACCTGCGCTCCCTCGTGCCGGTGGCGCGACGCTCGGTCCTGCTCGGGGCTCTCGCCACCTCCGTCCTCGTCGTGGCCGCCGGCTCCGTGCTGGTCGCCGGCTCCCTCGCCTGGCACGGCGGCGCGGCCGCGGAGGTCGCCGACGGGCTCGACCTCGACGCCGCCGGCGTGGTCTTCTCGCTGCTGCTCGCCGCCGCCCTGGCCCCCAACGCCGCGCTGCTCGGCAGCGCCTACCTCGCCGGCCCCGGCTTCGCCGTCGGCACCGGCACCGTTGTCTCCACCGCGCAGGTCTCCGTCGGGCCGCTCCCGAGCGTCCCGCTGCTGGCGGCGATCCCCGGCGACGGCGCGCAGCCGGGCTGGCTGGTCGGCCTGCTGGCCCTGCCGCCGGTCCTCGGCGTCGTCGGCGCCGTCTGGGCCGCGCGCGCGGTCCCGACGCGGTCGTGGCGCTCCGGCGCGCTGCGCGGTCTCGGCGGTGGCGCCCTCGCAGCGGTGCTGCTGACGGTCGCGACCGCGTGGGCCGGGGGCGCGGTCGGCCCGGGTCGGATGACGGAGCTCGGGGCGCCGTTGTTCGACCTGCTGCTGTGGAACCTCGCCGGGCTCGGCCTCGGCGGCCTGCTCGGCGGCCTCGGCGCCACCTGGTGGGCCCGTCGCCGGGACCTGCCGGTCGCGGTCGAGGTGCCCCGGGTCCGCAGCGAGCGCCCGATCACGCTCTACCCCCACCTCGCGCCCCGGCTGACGCCCCAGCGGTCGGCCCCCGCGGTCGAGCGGACCGGCGCCGAGGACACCGTCGTCGTCGAGGCCCCGGACAGCTCCCGGGACTAG
- the purN gene encoding phosphoribosylglycinamide formyltransferase, giving the protein MPATPSSPPRGPTRLVVLVSGSGTNLQALLDAAADPAYGVQVVAVGADRPGIEGLARAERAGVPTFVHRVADFPDRGSWDEALAASCAAYEPELVVLAGFMKLVGPAFLEEFGGRCVNTHPALSPSFPGMRGPADALEYGVKVTGATLFVVDPGVDTGAIVAQTAVPVEDDDDVETLHERIKTAERAMLVDTVGRMAREGFAVVGRKVRIGRPVA; this is encoded by the coding sequence GTGCCCGCCACCCCCTCCTCACCCCCGCGCGGGCCCACCCGCCTGGTCGTCCTGGTCTCCGGCTCGGGCACCAACCTCCAGGCGCTGCTCGACGCCGCCGCCGACCCCGCGTACGGCGTGCAGGTGGTCGCGGTCGGTGCGGACCGACCCGGCATCGAGGGGCTGGCCCGGGCAGAGCGCGCCGGCGTGCCGACGTTCGTGCACCGCGTCGCGGACTTCCCCGACCGCGGGTCGTGGGACGAGGCGCTCGCGGCGAGCTGTGCGGCGTACGAGCCGGAGCTGGTGGTGCTCGCCGGGTTCATGAAGCTGGTGGGTCCAGCGTTCCTCGAGGAGTTCGGCGGGCGCTGCGTCAACACCCACCCGGCGCTGTCGCCGTCGTTCCCCGGGATGCGGGGCCCGGCCGACGCGCTGGAGTACGGCGTGAAGGTGACCGGCGCGACGCTCTTCGTGGTCGACCCGGGGGTCGACACCGGGGCGATCGTGGCGCAGACCGCGGTGCCGGTGGAGGACGACGACGACGTCGAGACGCTGCACGAGCGGATCAAGACCGCCGAGCGGGCGATGCTGGTCGACACCGTGGGGCGGATGGCCCGCGAGGGCTTCGCGGTGGTCGGGCGCAAGGTGCGGATCGGGCGTCCGGTCGCCTAG
- the purH gene encoding bifunctional phosphoribosylaminoimidazolecarboxamide formyltransferase/IMP cyclohydrolase, with the protein MTTPAAPSAAPSAAGPSTAERAPVRRALVSVYDKTGLEELAVALHAAGVALVSTGSTAARISDAGVPVTQVEELTGFPECLDGRVKTLHPRVHAGILADRRLESHVAQLADLGIEAFDLVVSNLYPFTDTVASGAAPDECVEQIDIGGPSMVRAAAKNHPSVAIITSPEQYADLVASVESGGTTLEQRRRLAAEAFAHTASYDVAVASWMGNVLTDTSDGTGFPAWVGATWEKKAVLRYGENPHQPAALYAGWPGGGLAGAEQLHGKEMSYNNYVDADAARRAAADFDGPAVAIIKHANPCGIAVGSDVAEAHAKAHACDPVSAFGGVIAANVPVSVAMAEQVAEVFTEVVVAPGYEDGAVEVLARKKNVRLLVVPADAERRGAEMRPVSGGLLLQARDLVDATVEGGGDDPASWTLAAGEPASDDVLADLAFAWKACRAVKSNAILLASGGASVGVGMGQVNRVDSCRLAVTRAGERAAGAVAASDAFFPFADGLQILLDAGVRAVVQPGGSVRDEEVVEAARAAGVTMYFSGTRHFFH; encoded by the coding sequence ATGACCACCCCCGCCGCCCCCTCCGCCGCCCCGTCCGCCGCCGGCCCGTCCACCGCTGAGCGCGCCCCCGTGCGCCGCGCGCTGGTCTCGGTCTACGACAAGACCGGCCTGGAGGAGCTCGCGGTCGCGCTGCATGCCGCGGGCGTCGCGCTGGTGTCGACCGGGTCGACGGCGGCGCGCATCTCCGACGCCGGCGTGCCGGTGACGCAGGTCGAGGAGCTGACCGGCTTCCCCGAGTGCCTCGACGGGCGGGTCAAGACGCTGCACCCCCGCGTGCACGCCGGCATCCTGGCCGACCGCCGCCTCGAGTCCCACGTGGCCCAGCTGGCCGACCTCGGCATCGAGGCGTTCGACCTCGTGGTCTCCAACCTCTACCCCTTCACCGACACCGTCGCCTCGGGCGCGGCGCCGGACGAGTGCGTGGAGCAGATCGACATCGGCGGGCCGTCGATGGTGCGGGCGGCGGCGAAGAACCACCCGTCGGTCGCGATCATCACCTCGCCGGAGCAGTACGCCGACCTCGTCGCCTCCGTGGAGTCCGGCGGCACCACGCTCGAGCAGCGTCGCCGCCTCGCGGCCGAGGCCTTCGCCCACACCGCCTCCTACGACGTGGCCGTGGCCTCCTGGATGGGCAACGTGCTGACCGACACCTCCGACGGCACCGGCTTCCCGGCCTGGGTCGGGGCGACCTGGGAGAAGAAGGCCGTCCTGCGCTACGGCGAGAACCCGCACCAGCCGGCCGCGCTCTACGCCGGCTGGCCCGGGGGCGGGCTCGCCGGGGCCGAGCAGCTGCACGGCAAGGAGATGTCCTACAACAACTACGTCGACGCCGACGCGGCCCGACGGGCGGCGGCCGACTTCGACGGCCCCGCGGTGGCGATCATCAAGCACGCCAACCCCTGCGGCATCGCGGTCGGGAGCGACGTGGCCGAGGCTCACGCCAAGGCGCACGCCTGCGACCCGGTCAGCGCCTTCGGCGGCGTGATCGCGGCCAACGTGCCGGTCAGCGTGGCCATGGCCGAGCAGGTGGCCGAGGTGTTCACCGAGGTCGTGGTGGCGCCGGGCTACGAGGACGGGGCCGTGGAGGTCCTGGCCCGCAAGAAGAACGTGCGGCTGCTCGTCGTACCGGCCGACGCGGAGCGTCGCGGCGCGGAGATGCGCCCGGTCAGCGGGGGGCTGCTGCTGCAGGCGCGCGACCTCGTCGACGCCACCGTCGAGGGCGGTGGGGACGACCCGGCCTCCTGGACGTTGGCGGCCGGCGAGCCCGCCTCCGACGACGTGCTGGCCGACCTGGCCTTCGCGTGGAAGGCCTGCCGGGCGGTGAAGTCCAACGCGATCCTGCTCGCCTCCGGCGGTGCCTCGGTCGGCGTCGGCATGGGCCAGGTCAACCGCGTGGACTCCTGCCGCCTCGCCGTCACCCGGGCCGGTGAGCGGGCCGCGGGCGCGGTGGCGGCCAGCGACGCGTTCTTCCCCTTCGCCGACGGTCTGCAGATCCTGCTCGACGCCGGCGTGCGCGCCGTCGTCCAGCCGGGCGGGTCGGTGCGCGACGAGGAGGTCGTCGAGGCCGCCCGCGCCGCCGGCGTGACGATGTACTTCTCCGGCACCCGGCACTTCTTCCACTGA
- a CDS encoding calcium-binding protein has product MRRTSAVVTTVLALGAAATIAPPAAVAAPRCMGERATIVGTSGADVLRGTPRDDVFAALAGDDRIIGLDGDDMVCGGPGVDIIDAGDGGDFVLGGRGADRVETGRGADLAIVLAGDSTQTGPGGDLVLMIGGENPAVTELGAGPDLFLAETGRGEAQGQGGTDAIALPQDLESEPGTSPGVGVITLDRRASYTAPDVEVEVGISQFEQGIGSSGADTLTGNDDANYLDGGPGRDVVSGLAGDDVLEGGAGRDSLDGGEGTDRCTDRGATTVRVDCERPREQAAAAARQAGATRAAYGTVQQGADARLTALLTVLGRTSR; this is encoded by the coding sequence ATGCGCCGTACGTCCGCCGTCGTCACCACCGTCCTGGCCCTGGGGGCCGCCGCCACGATCGCGCCGCCGGCAGCCGTCGCCGCGCCGCGGTGCATGGGGGAGCGCGCCACGATCGTCGGCACGTCCGGGGCCGATGTCCTGCGGGGCACCCCGAGGGACGACGTGTTCGCCGCCCTGGCCGGCGACGACCGCATCATCGGCCTCGACGGCGACGACATGGTCTGCGGCGGCCCGGGGGTCGACATCATCGACGCCGGTGACGGTGGGGACTTCGTCCTCGGTGGCCGGGGTGCCGACCGGGTCGAGACGGGGCGCGGCGCGGACCTGGCGATCGTGCTCGCCGGCGACTCGACGCAGACCGGACCCGGAGGCGACCTCGTCCTGATGATCGGCGGCGAGAACCCCGCCGTCACCGAGCTCGGCGCCGGCCCCGACCTGTTCCTCGCCGAGACCGGTCGCGGTGAGGCGCAGGGTCAGGGCGGCACGGACGCGATCGCCCTGCCCCAGGACCTCGAGAGCGAGCCCGGGACGTCGCCCGGGGTGGGCGTCATCACCCTCGACCGCAGGGCGTCGTACACCGCGCCGGACGTCGAGGTGGAGGTGGGCATCAGCCAGTTCGAGCAGGGCATCGGCAGCTCCGGGGCGGACACGCTGACCGGCAACGACGACGCCAACTACCTCGACGGCGGACCGGGTCGCGACGTCGTGTCCGGCCTCGCCGGCGACGACGTGCTCGAGGGGGGCGCCGGGCGCGACTCCCTCGACGGCGGCGAGGGCACCGACCGGTGCACCGACCGCGGCGCGACGACCGTGCGCGTCGACTGCGAGCGACCGCGGGAGCAGGCGGCGGCCGCGGCCCGGCAGGCGGGGGCGACGCGAGCGGCGTACGGGACGGTCCAGCAGGGCGCGGACGCGCGGCTCACTGCGCTGCTCACCGTGCTGGGGCGGACCAGCCGGTGA
- a CDS encoding bifunctional methylenetetrahydrofolate dehydrogenase/methenyltetrahydrofolate cyclohydrolase — translation MTAQILDGKATAAAIKSELTERVAKLREQGVVPGLATVLVGDDPGSRWYVNGKHKDCAEVGITSIRVDLPAEAPQSAVEDAIAELNANPDCTGYIVQLPLPRHMDENAVLGLIDPVKDADGLHPTNLGWLVLGKDAPLPCTPHGIVELLRRHDVPIAGADVCVVGRGVTVGRPLGLLLTRRSENATVTLCHTGTRDLASHVRQADIVVAAAGVPGIITGAMVKPGAALLDVGVSRVDGKIAGDLADDVNDVAGWVSPNPGGVGPMTRAMLLANIVEAAEKSLR, via the coding sequence GTGACGGCACAGATCCTGGACGGCAAGGCCACCGCGGCGGCGATCAAGAGCGAGCTGACCGAGCGGGTCGCCAAGCTGCGCGAGCAGGGCGTCGTGCCCGGGCTGGCCACCGTGCTGGTCGGCGACGACCCCGGCAGCCGGTGGTACGTCAACGGCAAGCACAAGGACTGCGCCGAGGTCGGCATCACCTCGATCCGCGTCGACCTGCCCGCCGAGGCGCCGCAGAGCGCGGTCGAGGACGCGATCGCCGAGCTGAACGCCAACCCGGACTGCACCGGCTACATCGTGCAGCTGCCGCTGCCGAGGCACATGGACGAGAACGCCGTCCTCGGCCTCATCGACCCGGTCAAGGACGCCGACGGCCTGCACCCGACCAACCTCGGGTGGCTGGTGCTGGGCAAGGACGCGCCGCTGCCGTGCACGCCTCACGGGATCGTCGAGCTGCTGCGTCGCCACGACGTGCCGATCGCCGGAGCCGACGTGTGCGTGGTGGGTCGCGGCGTCACCGTGGGACGCCCGCTCGGGCTGCTGCTGACGCGCCGCTCGGAGAACGCCACCGTCACGCTGTGCCACACCGGCACCCGCGACCTGGCCTCGCACGTGCGGCAGGCCGACATCGTGGTGGCCGCGGCCGGCGTGCCCGGCATCATCACCGGGGCGATGGTCAAGCCGGGCGCGGCGCTGCTCGACGTCGGCGTCTCGCGGGTCGACGGCAAGATCGCCGGCGACCTGGCCGACGACGTGAACGACGTGGCCGGCTGGGTCTCGCCCAACCCCGGCGGGGTGGGGCCGATGACGCGGGCGATGCTGCTGGCCAACATCGTGGAGGCGGCGGAGAAGTCGCTGCGATGA